The genomic DNA CGATCAGCAACGCCGTCACCACGACCGTCGCGGTGCACCCTCGTTCCGTGGATGACGCAGACCGACTCCTCATGACCTTCTGTCCCCCTCTTCTCCTGCCCCTGGCGCGGACCCTTCCCGAGCAGGCCACCGCATGCCTGAAGTCAATAGGGGAATTGCGAGCAGGAGGGGGCTCCTTCGACCGCGTCGGGGTGAGCGGATACATCCTGCAGAAAGGGGAGTTCGGTTCGCCTTCGGCAATGCAGGTTCCCTTACTCGGCGGTGACACATCATGACCGGTACACATCTGCACCACAGGCCCTGAACGTGCTGGATACCGGGTGGCTCCCGACGTTATGCCGCCTTCCTGGGCCAGCGTGTCCCGGCCTGCTTGACGATACGGTCGCCGACGGCGAACAAGGCGTAAACGTCGTCTTTCACCTGCAAGGTGAACTGCCGACCGTCGTCAGCACGTAGTCGGTGCGCATGCCGGTGGTCAGCGTGACGCGATGGACCGAAAGGGCGATCACCTCACCGGCGAACTGGCTGTCCATCTGCTGGTTCACTTGTCCCGCGAAGGTCCACAGGAGCAGAACGATGGGCAGCAAACCCAGTACCAAGAAGATCCACATAACTCCCCCGCCTGCCGCCCGCGGCGGGGACGACCGCCGCGTTTGTTGAGCGTAACGCCGATATGCAGCGCCGCCCAGGGTGGCAACGGCTGTCAGGCGCGTGCCCTCTGCGAAGTATCCGTGGGCTGCGTCCAGGGAAGTGGTGTACGGGTTCGACCTGATCCGGGGGTTTGCTCCGGCTTCTGGCTGATGCCCGCATAGATGGCTCCGCCCGAAAGGCGGTGCCGTCGACGACGGCGTCGTGGACGGCCAGGAGTGCGGGCCGGTGCCCGTCGAGGTCGCCGAAGGCGTGCTGGGCATCGAGGGCGCCGTCCCACAGCTTCCCCGAGGCCTTGTCCTCCAGGGCGGACCAGGCGTGATACCGATGACGTTGATGGCCGTCACCGCGGCGTACGCGGTCGGCGAGTACAGCGACGGCGCGGCCAGTACGAGCGCCGAGCCGACGGACAGCCATACGGCGGCGGCGGGCGTCTTGGTGCGAGGGCTGACGCGGCGCCAGGTGGCAGCGAACGGGATCGCTCCGTCGCGGGAGAAGGCGAACACCATGCGGGACGCGGCGGCGGTCTCGGCGCTGCCGCTGAAGAGTTGGGCCACGATCACGATGAGCATCAGGGCTTTCGCTCCGTCGGCCCCCAGGACGTCGAGGAAGATCTGAGCGGGCGGCACACCGGTCGAGCTGCTCTGGGTTCCGGCATAGTCCTGGATGGCGGAGGTGAGACCGGCCAGCAGGATGAAGCCGGCGATCCAGGAGACCCAGATGGAGCGGACGATGCCGCGGGGGGCCGATATCTGGGCCTGGGTGGTCTCCTCCGACAGGTGCGAGGAGGCGTCGTAGCCGCAGAACGTGTACTGCGCCAACAGTAGCCCCAGAGCCGTTACGTACAACCCGTTGTGAGCTGCACCGAGTTTCGTAGCGGCCGGTTTGCGTGGTTTCAGGCGGCGTTCATTGCTGCCTGAGATCGGTAGTGCCGGGTCTCGAATTCCTCGGGGGGGGAGGCAGTCGAGTGCTGAGTGCAGGCGCTCGGTGTTGTACCAGCCGACCCATTGAACGACGGAACGTTCGACCTGGTCAGCGTCTCGCCAGGGCCCTTGGTGCTCGATCAGCTCGGCCTTGAAGGAACCATTGAGGGCCTCGGCCATCGCGTTGACGCTCCTATAGTTGTCAACTTGCCGCGGAGGCCCTCCGTGGGGCTGGCCGAAGCAGGTGGTAGACCTCGCGGATGACGTAGCGCTTGAGGCACCGGATGATCTCGCGTTTCGTCTTGCCCTCGGCGGTGGGGCGGGCGACGTAGCCGATCGTGGGGTGGTGGAACCGCATGCGGACGATGACGGTTCGGTAGATCGCGGCGTTGAGCTGGCGGTGGCCACCGTGGTTGATGCGATGCCTGCCGGCGGTCATGCCGGAGCCGGTGGGCACGGGAGCGATGCCCGCGAGCTTGGCGAGGGCGGCCTCGGACTTGATCCGCTCGGGGTTGTCGCCGGTCACGACGAGGATCTCCGCGGCTGTGTCCACGCCGATACCGAAGGGCTCGAGCAGTTGCGGGGCGACCCGCTGGACCAGGTCGCCGATCATCTTCGTCAGTTCCTTGGCCTCGGCATCCAGGTACTGCCACCGCCTGGCGAGCGTCCGCAGGGTGTGCCGAAGGGCGTCCTCGGGTCCTTCCAGACGGCGAGGACGCAGAGCTGCCAGCTGCCTGGCCAGGCTGATCTGTGTCTTGCCGACAGTCTCCCGACGCAGGGCGTCCGAGGCGTGGACGAGTATCGCCTTGATGGTGACCATCGCCGTCGCACGCTGTTCAACGGCCTGGTCATGGGCGATCTTGAGTTGGCGGATCATCTCGGCCTCGCCGTCGGCGGTCTTCGGCGTGGCGGTCGCGAACCCGGCCAGCACGGCGCGGGCGGCGTTCTCGGCGTCCAGGGTGTCGGACTTTCCGTTCATGCGCCGCAGCCGCCGGTCCGGGCGTCCGGCCTCGCCCACCTTGTGACCGGCCCTGCGCAGGAATGAGGTCAACGTGGCGCCGTAGGAGCCGGTGCCCTCGATCCCGAAGGCCACAACGTCACCGAACGAGCCTGCCCAGTCCGCCAGTTGCTGGAAGCCGCCGGTGTCGGTGGGAATCGTGAGGGTGGCCAGGATTCCGCCGATTGTGTCCATCACCGCTGCGACGTGCACGTGTTTGTGTGTGTCGACGCCGATCACGACGTGCCCGGACCTGGGTTGCTCACTGGTCCTTGCGGAGTTGGCCCAGCTCGGCCCGTTCGGCGGTGGTCAGCAGATCAGGCCGGTCACCCTTGTCTGCCTCGGCCTGGCAGACCCATCCGCGCAGGGCCTCCTTGTGGATGCCCAGGTCCTTCGCGACATGAGCGACCGGACGGCCGGAGGTCTGGACTTCGCGGACGGCTAGCTCACGCAGCTCATCAGGGTACGTCCAAGACCACGGAGTTAAGGCCGATCCGGGGTTGTCAACGGGATCCGGGATTTTCGGGGAAGCGCAGGTCATGGCAACGGGGCTCCTGGTAGAGCGAGGAAGCCGACCAAGGTCTTCCCACTCGAAGGAGCCCCGTTGCCCGTTCAGTGTTCCACCGTCACGCTCACGTCGTCCATCACCGTCGCCGACGGCATCTTCGCTCCGGGGCATCTTGGCGAGCTGACCCAGCAGTTACCCTTCGAACTCGTCGATGACGTGCTGGAACGCGCCGGCGGCGCCCAGCACAGGCTGCGGCTGCTGCCGTCGAGGGTGGGCGTGTACTTCGTGCTGGCACTGGCCCTCTTCCCGCAGCTGGGGTACGTGCGCGTGTGGGACAAGCTCACCGCCGGGCTGCGCGGGATTCTTCACCGGCGCCCTTCGGAGAAGGCGTTGCGGGAGGTTCGCCGGAGGCTGGGCGTCGCGCCGCTTCGGTTGCTGTTCGAAACGCTGGCCGGCCCTGTGGCACAGCCGATCACACCCGGGGTGCGATACCGGTGCTGGCGCACGGTCGCCTTCGACGGGTGCAGCTCCACCAAGGCCCCTGACCGGCCGCGAGTCTGTGCGTGGCTGGGCAAGCACAAGCACCGCTACGGCACCGACGGATACCCAATGCTGAAGATCATGGTGCTGTGCGAGACCGGGACTCGGGCCCTGCTCGGCGCGGTCTTCGGACCGACGCCAGAGAAGGAGACCGGCTACGCCGAGCAACTGCTACCGCTGCTGGACGGCGGCATGCTGCTGCTCAACGACCGGGGCTTCGACTCCGACGACTTCCTCGCGAAGGCTGCGGCCACCGGCGCACAGCTGCTGGTGCGGCTCAAGGGAACCCGGACCCCCGCCCGCTGGGCGCTACTGCCGGACGGGTCGTTCCTGACCAGGATCAACGGGACCCGGCTGAGGGTCATCGACGCGCACATCGCGGTGACGACCGCCAAAGGGCTGCGGCTGGAAGGCCACTACCGGCTGGCCACCACGCTGAC from Streptomyces avermitilis MA-4680 = NBRC 14893 includes the following:
- a CDS encoding transposase, giving the protein MTCASPKIPDPVDNPGSALTPWSWTYPDELRELAVREVQTSGRPVAHVAKDLGIHKEALRGWVCQAEADKGDRPDLLTTAERAELGQLRKDQ
- a CDS encoding amino acid permease, whose product is MAEALNGSFKAELIEHQGPWRDADQVERSVVQWVGWYNTERLHSALDCLPPRGIRDPALPISGSNERRLKPRKPAATKLGAAHNGLYVTALGLLLAQYTFCGYDASSHLSEETTQAQISAPRGIVRSIWVSWIAGFILLAGLTSAIQDYAGTQSSSTGVPPAQIFLDVLGADGAKALMLIVIVAQLFSGSAETAAASRMVFAFSRDGAIPFAATWRRVSPRTKTPAAAVWLSVGSALVLAAPSLYSPTAYAAVTAINVIGITPGPPWRTRPRGSCGTAPSMPSTPSATSTGTGPHSWPSTTPSSTAPPFGRSHLCGHQPEAGANPRIRSNPYTTSLDAAHGYFAEGTRLTAVATLGGAAYRRYAQQTRRSSPPRAAGGGVMWIFLVLGLLPIVLLLWTFAGQVNQQMDSQFAGEVIALSVHRVTLTTGMRTDYVLTTVGSSPCR
- a CDS encoding IS4-like element ISSav1 family transposase, which translates into the protein MPVQCSTVTLTSSITVADGIFAPGHLGELTQQLPFELVDDVLERAGGAQHRLRLLPSRVGVYFVLALALFPQLGYVRVWDKLTAGLRGILHRRPSEKALREVRRRLGVAPLRLLFETLAGPVAQPITPGVRYRCWRTVAFDGCSSTKAPDRPRVCAWLGKHKHRYGTDGYPMLKIMVLCETGTRALLGAVFGPTPEKETGYAEQLLPLLDGGMLLLNDRGFDSDDFLAKAAATGAQLLVRLKGTRTPARWALLPDGSFLTRINGTRLRVIDAHIAVTTAKGLRLEGHYRLATTLTDHRRYPAVELVELYHERWEIESAFYSLRHTLQCGLVLRSQDVAGIQQELWAHLTVYQALRRAMVEAVETLPGTDPDRASFTVALETAKEQLITAANVLPDAGPGRITSALLHDLLPPRQARVNPRRVKCPISRYAAPPDQAQALGASRITSIAVTVHSSAGTGSDGRRDHTLQLLRTNPLRTWRACEIARGIGLDDARGLRAELGRWVREGILRRTGRGIYTLEPEWITPDLHHPSVPPHLTTADRP
- a CDS encoding IS110 family transposase, which gives rise to MIGVDTHKHVHVAAVMDTIGGILATLTIPTDTGGFQQLADWAGSFGDVVAFGIEGTGSYGATLTSFLRRAGHKVGEAGRPDRRLRRMNGKSDTLDAENAARAVLAGFATATPKTADGEAEMIRQLKIAHDQAVEQRATAMVTIKAILVHASDALRRETVGKTQISLARQLAALRPRRLEGPEDALRHTLRTLARRWQYLDAEAKELTKMIGDLVQRVAPQLLEPFGIGVDTAAEILVVTGDNPERIKSEAALAKLAGIAPVPTGSGMTAGRHRINHGGHRQLNAAIYRTVIVRMRFHHPTIGYVARPTAEGKTKREIIRCLKRYVIREVYHLLRPAPRRASAAS